In the genome of Lynx canadensis isolate LIC74 chromosome X, mLynCan4.pri.v2, whole genome shotgun sequence, one region contains:
- the LOC115506760 gene encoding LOW QUALITY PROTEIN: dr1-associated corepressor-like (The sequence of the model RefSeq protein was modified relative to this genomic sequence to represent the inferred CDS: inserted 1 base in 1 codon) — MPLPWPFSYFQKSLGQAKKIMQIDEAIGKVAVPVILSQVLELFLESLLKKACQVTXMTTSHLEQRIGLEQQCGVLEGPWWPLCQTAPGDRKPGSSGRKNGGGGGREAKARTRSCQDVEQEDEAEDTDTDGEEEMTLQDFLPQYPGFVASTLGRMKSSFSGPTLIGWTALGAGLSIPDWLVSVSRPGVSAPDAEDEKAYDS, encoded by the exons AGCCTGGGGCAGGCCAAGAAGATCATGCAAATTGATGAAGCGATTGGGAAGGTGGCTGTGCCCGTCATCCTCTCCCAGGTGCTCGAGCTCTTCCTGGAGTCGCTGTTGAAGAAGGCCTGCCAGGTGA CCATGACCACGTCCCACCTGGAGCAGCGCATTGGGCTGGAGCAGCAGTGTGGAGTTCTGGAAGGACCTTGGTGGCCTCTGTGTCAGACTGCCCCCGGGGACCGGAAGCCAGGCAGCAGTGGCCGGAagaatggagggggggggggacgggaagCAAAGGCAAGGACAAGAAGCTGTCAGGACGTCGAGCAGGAGGATGAGGCTGAGGACACAGATACTGATGGGGAAGAGGAGATGACGTTGCAGGATTTTCTACCACAATACCCGGGATTCGTTGCCTCGACGCttggaagaatgaagag cTCCTTCTCGGGTCCCACCCTTATTGGCTGGACAGCTCTAGGTGCCGGATTGTCCATTCCGGATTGGCTCGTTTCCGTT TCCCGCCCGGGTGTCTCAGCCCCTGATGCAGAGGATGAAAAGGCTTATGACTCTTAG